The following nucleotide sequence is from Hevea brasiliensis isolate MT/VB/25A 57/8 chromosome 7, ASM3005281v1, whole genome shotgun sequence.
TTTTTTCAATGGAGAAACTCTCAATatactaaaatttttttaatgcaATGGATTGTGCTTTACAACTATATTAGTTTTTTAGACTGGTATCAACAACATTGTTTATGTTTGTTAACAGGGAAAAGATAACTTCCCAAACAAAGTAAATTCTAATTCTAAAGGCTCTCATTTAATTCAAGCTTTTGATAGAATTTCACATCAGAAGTTTTAAAGATTCTAAAGTTTGTATGTAGCGGTTATATGAATTGATAATATTAGTCATAGACTCATAGGAAGTCAAATTAGGCTCCAAAGTGAAAACAAATTGAGGCATGCACATATTATCTGTGACTTATGAAGAACACAACAGAGGCAACAATTATCCACTAATCTAAACATAAAGGACAAGAAAGAAAATTGACTAACACAGACATGTTAAGGACGCTGAGCGTCCAAAAATGCACAATTCACAAGTTTCTATCTACAATTCACAGTTAATTTTAAAGCTATTCCAGGTAAAATCGAGGCCTTTTTGCTTACACTAGGCGTCTATACTCTACAATCCCTGCAATGGGACAGTAGAAATAATTCTACAAATGCCAAAAAAATCATGGGACAATACCTGAGTTGGATTTTCCAGTAAGTTATTGCGATAATACAATTAATATGGCCGAGGAAATGAAAGAAAGGCCTCTAAATCTAGCTTTAATTATCTCATCTTCAGTCtcactttttcttttcattttttcttaGCTCTAGTTTTCTAGGAATCCAAACGGAAAATTCTGTGGCAAAGAGCGCTAAAAGAAGAAAAggggttaaaaaaataaaaaggttcCTAAAAAATATAACGTGTTGAAGAGCGTACCAGAAGCAGTGAAAACCCTAGGATCGCGGAGGGTTGAAGCGTCAGAGCTGACATGATAGACCGGAGATGTACGCGATCACATCTTTTATTTGTTGGTTTTGGACCCACCGCTTGGAAAAATTTCCATGAGAGGAACGACAAGTCGTTCGTAGTTCTGATAGATTCAGAGTCCTGGTCCAAACTGTCCAGCCACTGGTAATGAAGAAACAAATACGGGAAAATTAAACTGAATCCCTTATGAATTCGAGGATCTGCCATTCTGTCAGCGAGTAATTTTGATAAAGTCCAGTAAGTTTCTCCAAATTCCATGAGCTTCGATCTTTCAttcattttttctttatttttttgttttaaattcCATGAGCTGGGTTTGCTTTGCTTTGTGATTATAATCAGTTTAATTAAGAATCCGTTTAATCTGTTTGTACAGCTATCAATTGAAGTGGGAATAAAAAATTTTTTCATTTCTTGTTGAAGGATGCGAATTGGGAATAGGAAATTGTTATTCGTTTCCAGGCTCTTAAGATTGATTCTTAAGTGgggaaatgttttttttttttttttttttttttttaaatctatctGGTGTTCCGATTCTTTATTGAAATGGAAAtatttgttttttgttttttccGATTGTTATTGATAAATAAATAGTTTAATACTCATGGGTTCTtaactaattttatttttctaagaTACCTAAATCCAGAAGTCTGTTTAAATCCCAGAAAAGAGTTCTTGGATGGTGTGGTAGTCTTTACTTTTTAGTAGCAATCACAGTATTGTTATGGCAGGTGTTAGAATTGAATTCAAATGTATTTCATATCTGATTTAACTGATTATGCTAGAACATAAAGgggaaaaaaaattaagttattaataGTTGCTTTGAGTTAGGTCTTGGACTTGTGGCTCATGGTGACAGTGTTGTGTCAAATTCAACAACATTTTCCAACTTGATTTTTGAggaactagtttttttttttaaattgacaaTGCACAGTATTAGACAttggtttctctctctctctctctctctctctctctaatttctttttcttatagAAAAGGTCTTGTGTATGTAAGATAATAAACGGGTTATGTTTTCTGATAGTGAGTTTGGATGCTGAAGTTGGAACAGTTGATAGTTCTGCCAAAAGAAATTTGGTTGCAAGTGAAGAAGGTCCAATTCTAGAACCATGTGTTGGCATGGAGTTTGAATCAGAAGAGGCTGCCAAGCAGTTTTACGATGAGTATGCAAGAAGGGCAGGATTCATAATGCGGATTGATCAATGCCGGCGTTCTGAGGTTGACAAGAGAATACTGTCCCGTCGACTTTCTTGTAATAGACAAGGTTTTTATGCTAAAGCTAGAGACAAGTTTGGACCAGTTAGGAAACCAAGAGCTAGCATGAGAGAAGGTTGCAAAGCAATGATGTTGGTGAAGATTAATAAATCAGGAAAATGGGTGGTCACAAGATTCGAAAAGGACCATACACATTCTTTAGTTGTTTCCGATCGTCCTTCTCGAAATTCTATGGTAAGTTTTTTATCTTATTCAATTTCAGGAAGTCAACTAGGCATATTCAAAGTCGCTTATGGTACACTGAAGTTTAGCAGAGTTGAAAGTTAATATTGTCACTCCTCTGTTTGAAGGCATAATGTGGAGAAAAATGACTAGTTGTAGTTCTGCATATAAGAAATCATGTAGGTCATGATTATGATGACTCATAACTAATTGTATGCACCATTAGTCAAGGTTTCTATAACTTCATAGATATTATACAAGAGATAGAACAGTAATAACCTCCATCCAGGGAAAATAGAAATATGGTGTCTTCCTTATGTTTTCCCATGGGAGCTTGATAGAGTGTCAAAATGCATGTGTTTTTAATATGTAAATGCCACTATAAGGTCTCACAGATGGTGTTTTATAAGCAAATTATTCGTAATTTTAGCAGCATGTCCCCTTTTTCCTGAGAAGATACGACAATAGATtttaggaaaagaaaaagaaaagtatttttaaaataaaattgttcTTTCTTGGCATTGCATGTTGGACACCTTAAGGATCATAGCAGAAAGCATACTTTTGTCCTGTCAAATGAGCTCTTGGATGCATTTGGTAATATTTCAAATTggttaaaaaaggaaatttagtCAAGTATGATAAAAACCAGTGTTATTAAACCTAGCCTGCCGAGTTGATCTGGTGACCCAGCCACTAAACCGGGCTGGATTTTTAGTTGAACTAGATAAGGAATTGACCTGCCAAAAATCAAGCGACTCAACTGGTTTTTCATTAACATGGGTAACCCAGTGTGAATTGGCGAGTTGACTCGGTCATCTTATtctagaataattattttattacataattttcttatagaattattttatatcaattaaattatcataaataaaatatattaagattctttttattttgtttttatgtttataataaataaaattaactgACTACTTCTTATAATATACTATAttagtaattttaaattttaaacaatttatgaaaataaatatattttattcaatttttttaatattatttaataatttactgGTAAATTTCAATAAAGtctacttttatataaaattttaaaaaaccatTAAGATatgtgtaaatttaatttaatgaatgttgaaattttgattttagaaaattaataattagttagttaaatttatttatttatattattaaatgtaatgtttgattaattttttatgactCACTGGTTGAACCAATAACCCATCAATCCAATTCCTCAGCCAGGTCAATGCCCTTAGCTTTTTCtgataactatgataaaaactaCTGGGGTTATGAGTTGTGAGGATGCTTCTCCAGTTGAGTTTTGTGGGAATTGGCATGCTCGGGGCATACATATCCtggaaaatttttcattttaaggTTGTGAAACACTAATGGTATTCATTTCTCTCTATTTGTCTGTCTCTTTACTCGTACAGATGCACACACAAAAGCCCATGTGTGAGTCTTGAAGTTATTTTGGACGTTTAACGAGCGTATGCACTCCCTTGCAAATGTGCAATCTTTATCGTGTTTGAAATTAATGCAGCCATGAACTTACCTTTTCAGGACACCAAGGATAGGAGGATTCAGGAACTAACTACAGAGTTAAAGCGTCAAGATCGACTATGTGAACTATACAGGGGATTGCTAAATAGTTTTTTGGAAAATGTTGAGGAGCATACTGAACTATTATCAGCAAAAATCGAGGTTGCTGTTAATAATGTAAAAGAAATTGAGACTGAAGTTCAATAGTTTTATAAGATGTCAGTAGCCTAGGTCATTATAAAGGACTAGAGGTTATGTTTTCTTGTAACTGTATTGTGAGGATGACCAAAGTTCTACTTTTGGttactcaaaaccttaaaaagTGGTTCATGTAAAATTGGGTTTGGTTCACTTAGTTGGCATAGGGTCAAATCAACATACAGAGACTCTGGAGGTTGTCTTTTTCTTGTAAGTTGGAATTTGTATATGAGTTGTCTTGTATGAGATGAAGATTTTATACAAAATTGACGTCCCAACTGTACGACttccgttttttttttttttccctcaaaGTATGACTTCTGTTTTAAGAAGAAAGGGCATGCCCAATCCAGTAGGATACAAGAGTTTGAGAGTTGTTTTTTCGGCTGGAAGATGCTCAAGCCATTATATGCATAGTGTATACCTGTAAGTGAAACAGATCAAGATCAACTTTTGTGGCACTCTAAAAATAAGGCCCGTAATTTGTTGAGATTGGTTATCAAATTGCAAGCAGCCGGTGATATTGCTACAAACCATGAACTTAGCCAAGTCAAGATCAATGTGGACGTAATGGATTGAGCAAAGTTGGTTTATCTGGGGCTGTAGGAGTTGT
It contains:
- the LOC110668861 gene encoding protein FAR1-RELATED SEQUENCE 5, yielding MSLDAEVGTVDSSAKRNLVASEEGPILEPCVGMEFESEEAAKQFYDEYARRAGFIMRIDQCRRSEVDKRILSRRLSCNRQGFYAKARDKFGPVRKPRASMREGCKAMMLVKINKSGKWVVTRFEKDHTHSLVVSDRPSRNSMDTKDRRIQELTTELKRQDRLCELYRGLLNSFLENVEEHTELLSAKIEVAVNNVKEIETEVQ